One window from the genome of Synechococcus sp. PROS-7-1 encodes:
- the recA gene encoding recombinase RecA: MPVEVKSSQSSGGDVRPGERDQALNLVLGQIERNFGKGSIMRLGDASRMRVETISTGALTLDLALGGGYPKGRVVEVYGPESSGKTTLTLHAIAEVQRRGGVAAFVDAEHALDPVYAASLGVDIENLLVSQPDTGEMALEIVDQLVRSAAVDIVVVDSVAALTPRAEIEGEMGDLAVGSQARLMSQAMRKITGNIGKSGCTVIFLNQLRLKIGVTYGNPETTTGGNALKFYASVRLDIRRIQTLKRGTEEYGIRAKVKVAKNKVAPPFRIAEFDILFGRGISTLGCLLDLAEETGVVTRKGAWYSYEGDNIGQGRDNTIGWLEQNPEAKDTIETLVRQKLTEGSEVTSNSMRPLAAAARSAATKPGEKASDAQADVKSKGAA; this comes from the coding sequence ATGCCAGTCGAAGTGAAATCCTCCCAGTCCTCCGGTGGAGATGTCCGCCCCGGTGAGCGTGATCAGGCGCTCAATCTCGTGCTCGGGCAGATCGAGCGCAATTTCGGGAAGGGGTCGATCATGCGTCTTGGAGACGCCTCTCGAATGCGGGTGGAGACCATCTCCACCGGAGCGCTCACTCTCGACCTTGCCTTGGGTGGTGGTTATCCCAAAGGACGGGTTGTGGAGGTGTATGGGCCGGAAAGCTCCGGTAAGACCACGCTGACGTTGCATGCCATCGCCGAGGTGCAGCGGCGGGGCGGTGTGGCGGCCTTCGTGGATGCTGAGCATGCACTCGATCCCGTTTATGCCGCTTCGCTCGGAGTCGATATCGAGAATCTGTTGGTGTCGCAGCCCGACACCGGTGAAATGGCCCTGGAGATCGTCGATCAGCTCGTGCGCTCTGCTGCCGTTGACATCGTCGTGGTGGACTCGGTCGCGGCGCTGACGCCCCGAGCCGAGATCGAAGGCGAGATGGGTGATCTGGCGGTGGGATCCCAGGCGCGTCTGATGAGTCAGGCCATGCGCAAGATCACAGGCAACATCGGCAAATCCGGTTGCACCGTGATTTTCCTCAACCAGTTGCGTCTGAAAATCGGTGTGACCTATGGCAATCCGGAAACAACAACCGGTGGTAACGCCCTCAAGTTCTATGCGTCGGTGCGCCTCGATATTCGCCGCATCCAGACGCTGAAGCGCGGCACCGAGGAGTACGGGATCCGGGCGAAGGTGAAGGTGGCCAAAAACAAGGTGGCGCCGCCCTTCCGAATCGCAGAATTCGACATCCTTTTCGGTCGTGGCATCAGCACCCTGGGATGCTTGTTGGATTTGGCGGAAGAAACAGGTGTCGTGACCCGCAAAGGAGCCTGGTACAGCTACGAAGGCGACAACATTGGCCAGGGGCGGGACAACACCATCGGCTGGCTGGAGCAGAACCCTGAGGCCAAAGACACGATCGAGACGTTGGTCCGTCAGAAGCTCACCGAGGGCTCGGAAGTGACCTCCAACTCCATGCGGCCGCTTGCCGCCGCCGCACGCTCGGCGGCAACCAAGCCCGGCGAGAAGGCCTCTGATGCTCAGGCGGATGTCAAGAGCAAAGGGGCTGCCTGA
- a CDS encoding DUF1815 family protein — translation MFLRLSEQYRTVVQDLVMSLQALAKSLQKLGVTATCYVCDDGRDGSGASFVAELGDQHMVRFLVSDFGISWVESRNGRELVKFEGAEAIQELQRIADNLQESRSQRGSSCSIQV, via the coding sequence GTGTTTTTGCGTCTTTCAGAGCAATATCGAACGGTTGTCCAGGATCTGGTGATGAGCCTTCAGGCTCTCGCCAAAAGCCTCCAGAAGCTTGGCGTTACGGCAACTTGCTACGTCTGCGACGACGGTCGCGATGGCTCTGGAGCCTCATTTGTCGCCGAGCTCGGTGATCAGCACATGGTGCGATTTCTCGTGTCCGACTTCGGAATCAGCTGGGTTGAGTCGCGCAACGGACGCGAATTGGTGAAGTTCGAAGGTGCTGAAGCGATCCAAGAACTTCAGCGCATTGCCGACAATCTCCAGGAGAGCCGCAGTCAACGCGGCTCTTCCTGCTCGATTCAAGTCTGA
- a CDS encoding DUF2839 domain-containing protein, giving the protein MGEARRRASQGLPPRQQKTNPKDAERFIDWLPLTRSQASQFVSITTRGAWIGIGALVVFWVVVRFVGPAAGWWTLADTP; this is encoded by the coding sequence ATGGGAGAAGCCCGCCGTCGCGCCAGCCAGGGCCTGCCGCCCCGACAGCAGAAAACCAATCCCAAGGATGCCGAGCGCTTCATTGATTGGTTACCCCTAACCCGAAGCCAGGCATCGCAGTTCGTTTCAATCACCACGCGCGGCGCTTGGATCGGAATCGGAGCGCTGGTTGTGTTTTGGGTGGTGGTGCGATTTGTTGGTCCAGCAGCGGGCTGGTGGACACTGGCAGACACACCCTGA
- a CDS encoding helicase → MLEVQAHQQLKHLLRADAGQWEHQLTLSRLVGRSLRRRDQTSIQLSAGSDERWWLALLVPLCLQSRNTVLVLDPQQRQRFLSLERPRLLQSDLRLGCWSSVHPPTSDQLWLLTPSQLITAYRLGHLRHDDHLVIPEAEHLATRLRDAMAVQLEARHWEELRTAFPATGQGLLDLHERLSRQLFARGSGKCRQLSMPDSALTSVRDLLQLTGPAPEPWSHLAAMGMDTWASWARLDHEHLQWQWTLQPLEPLEEIQDLFSTRPWTLIHGDGGCRRASNPTPPDRDDPVIRIDLREPPRSEPIPIYAPRRQPLPNTEIYASHLLDQCRRLILGRSGLTVVLANDAALLQRLASELAAEFGSRVTIDRACDKPNGVICTSWGWWMTHQPTLPEPDQLITALLPIASLEDPLTAARVKVLKKQGRDWFRDLLLPEALAILIPAIAPLRRSGGRLAILDGRVRSRSWGEQVFQALEPWSSLQRLLPD, encoded by the coding sequence ATGCTGGAAGTTCAGGCCCATCAGCAGTTGAAGCATCTGCTCCGTGCAGATGCCGGACAGTGGGAGCATCAACTGACCTTGAGTCGGCTGGTGGGCCGTAGCCTGCGCCGCCGCGATCAAACCAGCATCCAACTTTCTGCCGGTAGTGATGAACGCTGGTGGCTTGCCCTGCTCGTCCCCCTCTGCCTCCAGAGCCGCAACACCGTTCTGGTACTGGATCCGCAGCAACGGCAACGCTTTCTCAGCCTGGAGCGTCCCCGTCTGCTCCAGAGCGACCTACGACTCGGATGCTGGAGCAGTGTTCATCCACCCACGAGCGATCAACTGTGGCTACTCACTCCCAGCCAGCTGATCACGGCGTACCGCCTCGGGCACCTCCGGCATGACGACCACCTGGTGATTCCAGAAGCAGAGCATCTGGCTACACGACTCCGGGACGCCATGGCCGTGCAGCTCGAGGCGCGCCATTGGGAAGAACTCAGAACCGCCTTTCCCGCCACAGGCCAAGGACTTCTGGACCTGCATGAACGCTTGAGCCGACAACTGTTCGCCCGTGGTTCCGGCAAGTGCCGTCAGCTCTCCATGCCGGACAGCGCCCTGACGAGCGTCCGCGACTTACTGCAACTGACCGGCCCGGCGCCGGAACCCTGGAGTCACCTCGCTGCCATGGGGATGGACACCTGGGCGAGCTGGGCCCGACTCGACCATGAACACCTGCAGTGGCAATGGACGCTTCAGCCCCTTGAGCCCCTTGAGGAAATCCAAGACCTGTTCAGCACGCGACCCTGGACCCTGATTCATGGCGATGGGGGATGCCGCAGAGCCTCCAATCCAACACCTCCCGACCGTGACGATCCCGTGATCCGAATCGATCTGCGCGAGCCGCCACGCAGTGAACCGATCCCGATCTACGCCCCCCGCAGGCAACCCCTGCCCAATACGGAGATCTACGCCAGCCATCTGCTCGATCAGTGCCGGCGTCTCATCCTTGGCCGCTCAGGTCTGACGGTGGTTCTTGCGAATGACGCAGCCCTGCTGCAGAGACTGGCCAGCGAACTAGCAGCGGAATTCGGCAGCAGAGTGACCATCGATCGCGCTTGCGACAAACCCAATGGCGTGATCTGCACCAGTTGGGGCTGGTGGATGACCCATCAGCCAACCCTTCCGGAACCGGATCAACTCATCACAGCCCTGCTGCCGATCGCAAGCTTGGAAGATCCACTCACGGCCGCGCGCGTGAAAGTCTTGAAAAAACAAGGTCGCGACTGGTTCAGAGACCTGCTTCTGCCGGAGGCTTTGGCCATCCTGATTCCGGCCATTGCCCCCCTCAGACGCAGTGGCGGCCGTCTCGCCATCCTGGATGGTCGAGTGCGAAGCCGAAGCTGGGGAGAGCAGGTGTTCCAAGCTCTGGAGCCTTGGAGTTCACTGCAGCGGCTGCTACCTGATTGA
- a CDS encoding prephenate/arogenate dehydrogenase, producing the protein MGEERSTGLQALGKVGVVGLGLIGGSIALDLREQGVPVTGLVHRDSTAARAMQRGLVDEVSCHPFCLSDCNTVILALPIEALLTPEPQLVEALPAHAVVTDVGSVKGAVLEVWRDRHPRFVAAHPMAGTDQSGVDAGLPGLFRGRPWVATPEPSTDPQALASVKVLAEGLGGEWITADAACHDQAVALVSHLPVMVSAALLRAVGDERDPRILDLARRLASSGFADTTRVGGGNPALGTAMACRNTDALLKALAAYRWSLEQLEEAILSGHWAQLENELQKTSTLRPGFVEKGLSPLSSPE; encoded by the coding sequence ATGGGAGAGGAGCGGAGCACTGGGCTGCAGGCTCTCGGGAAGGTTGGTGTGGTGGGCCTCGGTTTAATCGGTGGCTCGATCGCTCTCGACCTTCGTGAGCAGGGTGTGCCGGTGACCGGGCTTGTGCATCGCGACAGCACAGCGGCTCGTGCCATGCAGCGGGGGCTGGTGGACGAGGTCAGTTGCCATCCCTTCTGCCTCAGCGACTGCAACACCGTGATCCTGGCCCTTCCGATCGAAGCGCTGCTGACGCCTGAACCGCAGTTGGTCGAGGCACTACCGGCCCATGCCGTTGTGACGGATGTGGGGTCCGTGAAAGGGGCGGTGCTTGAGGTCTGGCGCGACCGCCACCCTCGTTTCGTGGCAGCCCATCCCATGGCAGGAACGGATCAGTCCGGTGTCGATGCAGGTTTACCTGGATTGTTTCGAGGCCGTCCTTGGGTGGCGACGCCTGAGCCGTCGACCGATCCCCAGGCCTTGGCCAGCGTGAAGGTCTTGGCCGAAGGGCTTGGAGGCGAGTGGATCACTGCGGATGCTGCCTGCCACGATCAGGCCGTGGCTCTGGTGTCCCACCTGCCGGTGATGGTGAGCGCTGCCTTGCTGAGGGCGGTGGGAGATGAACGGGATCCAAGGATTCTGGATCTCGCCCGGCGCTTGGCTTCCAGCGGTTTTGCCGATACCACCCGAGTGGGTGGTGGCAACCCAGCCCTCGGCACGGCGATGGCGTGCCGCAATACGGACGCTCTGCTGAAGGCCCTGGCCGCTTACCGCTGGAGCCTTGAACAGCTGGAGGAGGCGATTCTCAGCGGCCACTGGGCTCAACTGGAGAATGAACTGCAGAAGACCAGCACCCTGCGTCCGGGGTTTGTCGAGAAGGGGCTCAGTCCCCTCAGTTCGCCAGAGTGA